DNA from Cynocephalus volans isolate mCynVol1 chromosome 2, mCynVol1.pri, whole genome shotgun sequence:
ctttaagccactaagttttggagaggtttgttacacagcaatagataactgatacataTAGTCACCCAGCCTCAGTCTTGCTAGTTGTTTTGCACCTCTGTGCCACCAGAATTGTTCCTCCTTGCCTTTCCTCTTATCGGCTCTTTTGAGCTTCTCTTACAACTTTGATGAGTTCATACATTGTCAATGGGCTACTAAGGTTGGAAGAACTTCCTAAAAGAAGACACAGGTCTAGATTCAAGATTTAAAGACCCTAAAATTATTAGCAAAGTGAGTCAAGAAGATCGATTTTAAACTTAATATGATTTACCCTACAAAAACTGCAAGAATCAGAATAAGTCAGCTCATAGGAAAACATGGCATAGTGATCAATGaatgcttgttttaaaaaaaaaacttaagggaACGTCTTGAGTTTTTGGAAATGAACTTAAAAGGTTTTGCATTCTGACACAAACATtgccaaaaagatttttttttaagattataagaaacgcagggccggcctgtggctcactcgggagagtgtggtgctgataacaccaaggccacaggttcggatcccatatagggagcTCACTgggtgacaacaccaagtcaagggttaagatccccttaccggtcatctttaagaaaaataaaaaaataaaaaaataagaaaagattataAGAAATGTGTGTTTGTTTATCACATTACTTATAATCCAGTTTGGTTCTATTAAGACTAACAAGGCTGATTTAGATCCATATCTATGAGCTCTTTTACCAATCTCTGAATCCTTTCCGTTTCGTTTCTTTGCCATAgtttcactcaataaatatggaTTTTCCTTATTTACACCGAATCTCATccttaactttattttcttctagaggAAATTTGTCCTTCACAGCGTGGTCAGCTAGCCACACTGAGCTGCTCTTGTTTTCTTAGAGGATGAAAATGGGAGCTCATCCCCTTCCTTCttaccttttctcctttctgaaaAGTGAGTGGATAAAACCCTTCCCTTTTGTTTTTTAGAAGTAGAAGGCAAATATATTAACTGAATATAAAACTGCAAGCTCACGTAAGTAACAGCAGTATTGGAAGTATATGGACTTGTTTCAACATAAGCATAGCCACCCTGGCCGCACGCTTGGTCAGCAAGTTCCAGCACTTGCAGGCACTGCCCAACGGTTTCACCTCCCTTATCTGACGTGATGGTCACAACGACCTAAAAAGGTGGAGCAGGACTGTTCGGTCTGTttcatagaagaggaaactgactgagacacagagaaggtaCATTACAGAGCCGGTAACTCTCACAGGTTGGACTTGACCCGGGGTTTTTCAAAGATTCCCTTCTGTCTCTTCCACCGATCGCCGAGACGCGCTCACTTTCAGGGTAGGGACGAGCCAGTCAGTGAGGAACCTGCAGCCAGGAGGCGGGACGGAGAGGCTGCCAATGATAGGGCCTGCCCCGAGAGAGATGGCGCTAATGAGCGCCCCGTGCTGGAAAGGGACGGCTGCTGGGCCAATGAGAGCCTGCGACCAGCGAGGCTGAAGGCGGAACGGCCAGTGGCGCGCCGGGGCGGGGCGGGAAGAGGCAGGAGTCTCTGCGTGCTGCCCCGGTCGCCGCCCGCCATGGCCCGCGCGGCCCCGCTCCTCGCCGCGCTGACCGCGCTCCTCGCCGCCGCCGCTGCAGGCGGAGACGCCCCGCCCGGCAAAATCGGTGCGGGAAGGACGCGGTGGGGTGCTGAGCTGGGGGGCTGGGCGGGAAGAGGGTTCTCCGCATTTAGCGGctgggtgggggtaggggagggcaGCTGGGCGAGGGAGGGGACCTCGGGAGAGGAGCTGGGGGAAGAAAGGCGAGGGAATGGGACTGGACTAGAAAGGGGACCGCAGTAGGGAAAGTGCTGATGGAAGGGGTGGCATGGGCACGTGAAGAGGGCCACCGAGACGGGAAAGAGGCCTGGGCAGGACTGGCCGTTCATCTCACCAGACGGCCCAGGGTTACTGAGCATCTGCCGTGGAACTGGCTGCTTGCTTAGCGCTCGGATGACGGACGACAGGGGCTCGGTGATGGCATTCACAAAGGTTTATTGAGGGCCGTCTGTGTAGCAGGCATAGCGAGCTAGTTCCTGCTTGGGGGAGAGACCTCACAATACAAGGAAGCCCGTGCATACAGAAGACGGGCACTTCACCCCAGTCTTTGCCGGCTCTGGGAGAGCTCCTGGAAGTAATACCTAAGCCAAAACCTCAGGACGATAGAACAGTCTTCGGGAGACAGATTTATTGAATGACAGAGTGGGGAACTTTTACAagcagtcattttatttttttatttgtgtgattttcccaatattttattttgaaaactttcagaCGACAAAGTTGAGGTTTACAGTGACCATCTGTATACCCACAACCTAGATTCTGCCATGAACTGCTGCTATACTTGCTTTACCATATACCTATCAAACATTCTTCTAGCCATCAATGGATTCATCTTACTTTGGAggcatttcaaaataaattgcatACATCAGGACACTTCACTAAATACTTCATGCATATCATTGACTAGAGTTCTGTATTTGTTtagttactttttttatttttcctcttgtcATTTTAACTCTACCTGACTCAAGATCTTCAAGTCCCTCACATGTAAAATTCCCACAGACAAAGATGGGCTTCGGGTGTGAAAGGGAAGAGTCCCTGCTCCACCCCAGTTGGCAGGAGCACCTTGGGGCATGCCATAGGAGCACCACAGATTCGTTGGGGTCAGTACATTGCTAAGGCTTCTTGGGTTACAAAACCATAGGCCAGGCCACAAATGGTTAAGACAGACTGAGGCATGCCAGATATCAGTTTGGGACTGAGAGTGTAGGGTTTTCAGAGGAAAACCCTGAGGGCTAGAGTGGCCAGAGAAGGCCTCATGGAGAAGGTGGGTTTTGAACCAGGCTTTGAAGGATAGGGAAGTTAGCAGGCAGTGTCCAGGGGTGTAGGGCACTCCCTTTTTCTTGGGCAGGACATTTTCCACTGGCCATTGGGGAAAGGTGGGGCCTCCTCCCAGCAGAACTGCTCTGCAATGCAGAGCTTGCTGCCTCGTTCCAGCTGGCCCTGCCCATCTCACCCCAGAGTCATCCAGGGCAGGACACTTGGCAGCTCCAAGTTGCCCTTTAGCTTTCCTGATTTTCCTCAGCACTCTAACAGGAGCCTCTGTCTGCCCTTGGGGGTTTGGACTctactcaccacaaaaatgaGGAGCTTCCTGTTAGGACAGCTTAATCCTTGGACTCCTGCAGGATCAAATCTGAACACCTCGGCGTGGCCTCAGGATCCTTTAAATCCACCTATGTAGTTCTGCATGCTGCCCTGCTCAAACCATTCTCTCTGCGGAGCATGAGTTTCCTCTCACCAGCAAAACTTATTGTCCTCCAGGGTCCCGATCAAATGGTATCTTCTGTGTGAAGCCTGTGTCCCCACACCCTCAGACAGAATTCATTGCTTCCTCCTCAGGACTCCCTGGAACCTTGTTGCTGCACTTCATCATATGTTGTCATAGTTAATTCTGCCCCCTCCCTGCCTGGGCTCCTGGGTGACAGAGCGCTGTATGATTCATCTTGCATCCCAACACATCTTACCATAGAGCAGAGTGTGGGTGTCAGGTGTATTAAATGAGCAGATTCCCAGCGAGGTGATGTCTTCTGCTTCCCCATAGCCCGTGGGGCAGCTTCTAGGCCTTGCAATCAGTTTCTCTGGAAGAATGAGTAACTTGGGACTGTTTTCCAATGAAAGGGAAGGGAGCacagtggttttaaaaaaaaagttaagggtATCCTTGGAAGTGGCTTTGTAAATGCTGAGCAAGAGGAAGCGGTTTATTCTTTCGACACGCAACAAACACTTCATGAACTCTCCTACCTGCCAGGATCTGGGGACATAGTGACCTTGCTCACTGTAAGTCCTTAAACACATCATTTGAATACAGGCTGGCAAGGAATTAGCCAGGGTAAGCAGACTGTGCTGCAGAAATATGCAGGAGGGACACATGACTCATGCCAGGTGAGTCAGGCAAGCCAAGATACAAGTGACGAGGACTGTAGAAGTCAGTGAGGCACAGGGTGACAGAGCACTCCTGACAAAGGGAGCAGCTCAGGCTCAGGCCCAGGCCTGAAAGAGAACAAAGGCATGTGCTCACAATAAAAGAAGTCTAGACAGGAAACGGGACTGTTGCAAGGGTAGGGCCAGGAGTGGGATAAGTAAATGCAGGTCCGATCATAAGGAACTTTGTATTGTCTGAGGATTGCCTGTCACTTCTTGAGAGGAGCTGATGGTCTTTGGGTTCAACATGAGTCTAGTAAGAACACATTACACCtgatttctctcattttctttttggcTAGGGTTACTGGACTGTCAGTTGAGAGGAAAGCAGTGTTTCAGATACACTGGGCAAAAATTGTGGGTAGGGTGGTAGTCCAGTTCATTGGCTTATAGCTGGTTTACTGCTCTCTCACAGCACAATTTAGTGACTAGTATCTGTCTAGACAGTGGTTCCTAGTGGCACCTCCCAGCCCTGTCCAGTGAAAGATTCTTATCAGTGACTTGGATGAGTATACTGATGGCCAAGACAGCAGGGTGTGTAGTAAAGATAGATGATAAAACCCAGAAAAGACCTCAACAAGCTGAAACTTTGTAACAAGAGTCCAAACTGGAATAGAGTACCCTATAAAATAATGAGCAACCTGTTATGGGGTGCATTCCAGTCTTTGGAAACACAGAAATGATTTCAGTGTCAGGTGGTAGGTTGGACTGGACAAGGggttggcaaatttttttttgtaaggggtagtattttaggctttgtgggccatatagtCTCttgcagctactcaactctgcccaGCATAAAAGCAGTCACAAACAATAAGTAAAAGAAAGGATGTGGCTCTGTTCCAGTAAAACTTGGTTTGCAAAAACAGGCATCTGCCTGGATTTGGCCTGCAGGccgtagtttgccaacccctggatTAAGGAGTGGTTTCCATACAGTGATCCACCAAGCAGAACTGCCCAGTAACCACTTTTTAACAATTCatagtaaaattagaaaaataaggacAATGTAGTAAGTTTTgtataaaactaaatttattctctttaaatGATCATCCTGAATTTTGAGATTCTTTCCGGCTCTTTTGCTtctaaagtgtttttttctttataggagGTGGCAGTTTTCAGGTTGACCTTTGCTCGTTATTAATAGCTCTACTGAAAACTAAGTCTGCAGATTTCCTCTTTGAAATGTTAAAAGCCTATGAAATGCCAGTGCTTGTAGCACAGGAGAATGCAAAGGTGTGATCTGCGATCTCTCACTCccgttctctgtctctctcctccctgcttcCTGGGCCTGCTGACAGCGGTGGTTGGGGCTGGGATCGGGGGCTCTGCGGTAGCCCATTTCCTCCAGCAGCACTTTGGACCACGGGTGCAGATCGACGTGTATGAGAAAGGGACTGTGGGCGGCCGCCTGGCCACCATCTCAGTGAACAAGCAGCACTACGAGAGCGGGGCCGCCTCCTTCCACTCCCTGAGCCTGCACATGCAGGACTTCGTCAAGTTGCTGGGTGAGTGTGCAGTCGGGGGGCACCAGTGCCCAGTGCTCTGGGCTGGCGGCAACCATCAAGCGCTTCCCAGACCACCGAAGTCAGAAGGTCATATAGCCcaatctcctcattttacagatggagcaACTGAGACCAGAGAGGGGAagaaacttgcctgaggtcacacagtgaaTTAGTTGCAGAGCCAGGATTAGAACTCAGGTTTGACTCCCAGGccagtttctttccctttcaatATGCTGCCTCTTCGTAATCATGATCATATCAGCTTCCACATGCTAGTGCTTGCCAGGTACCTGGCATCATTTTAGGTGGCATGTAGGCATTACCTCAGATCCTCCCTACCAGCCTGCAAGATGGAAGTTAGATCTCCtcctaaggaaactgaggctcagaaaatgtGTATACCTCAGCTAAAGCCATGAAGCTAATAAGTgagagagctgggattcaaacccagcagCATCTGTCAAAGCCACAAATAcacatactgttttgtttttgggttttttttcctttttctgaccagtaaggggatcgcaaccttcagcacggtgtggtctgcaccactcCCAGCCAGTGAGcgacccggccatccctatataggatctgaacccgtggccttggcgctaccagtgccgcactctcccaagtgagccacggggccagccctacaCATACTGTTTTAATGCAGAAATTCTGCTTCTCAGAGGTGATCATGCAGGTGGTCTGGCAGGTATGCAAAGTGGCGTACATATGAGGCTATTCATTACAGCGTTGTTTGTAATAGCACAAGCTTGAAAGTATCCTATCTGCCCACCAGTTGGGAGCTGGgggtaaataaattattgtataaaGACACAGTAGGCAGTTCAGCAGCCAGAATGAGGACATCCTTTATGCCCAGATATAGAACAATCTCCCAGATACTATATGTTGTTAAGGTGAAGAACAGTGTATATAGtacgtgggggtgggggaaggagtgAATCATAGCTCTCCATGTGTTTATGAGTCCACTGCTCTGTAAGTTTTAGAGTGCTGGGTGGCTGTATGGAGCTATGATTATTTCCATGGGATCTTGTGCCTGTCCGCCCTGTGGCTGTCCGCCCCTGGACATTCTGGGATGACATCTGAATTTCCCTCATACGTGGCTGAGTGGATccacttgggggaaaaaaaatgtaaaatgatagcttatttttattttcatttttttattgactaGGAAGGCCAAACATTTTCCTAGTACATTCGTTTACTGTTTATAAACAAGCAGCACAAATGAACAAACCATAGTGTTCACATTTCCTTTAATGGAGCCAGCCCATTTGCATCAGGAAGGCCGTGAGTTTAAGCTTAAGGCACTGCCAGGTCTCCTGGGGGGCCCTTGGAAAGGGACCTGAGGGGCTTCTCCTCCTCTCCGCAGGGCTGAGGCACCGGCGTGAGGTGGTAGGCAGGAGTGCCATCTTCGGCGGGGAGCATTTCATGCTGGAGGAGACCGACTGGTACCTGCTGAACCTCTTCCGCCTCTGGTGGCACTACGGCATCAGCTTCCTGAGACTGCAGATGTGGGTGGAGGAGGTCATGGAAAAGTTCATGAGGTAGGCTGAGTGAGCAGTGGGCAGGGCATTCCAGCGGGGAGGGAGGAGAACGTGGAAGGAGTGAACCTGACTAAATTGTGGAAAAGAAGAAGTGACTTGCTAGATGCATCAGCCCAACACAATTCAGTGCAGTTCAGAACAAGCCCTGGCTGAGGAATGGCCTTGTTTTGTGCAGGGATGGTCTCTCCAGTGTTGTCACGCTAGCATTCATTATCTTTCCCTCTGCTAAACTTACAAAAGCCTGGGTTGCAAACTCAGTCACCTACAAGGGCCAAACTGGGATGGGAATCAGTGAAGCAGCTTGGTGGAAGAGAACAGGGGCAGTGGGGAGTGGGTGAGCTGCAGAGCAAGGCCCTCGCTGAAGGAGGCAGCCAGCACCCCACGACCACCAACTGCAGCCGGCCGTGTGGGAATGCCAACCTCATGTGGCCAGATCTGCCAGTTGTtcagaagaaactgaaaatccAGTTACCTGTGAACTTTCCCAGCTTTTTAGTGTTTGCAGTCTATTCATCTCGTAAGCCAAATGAAAAAGTCTGCAGGCCGGACACAGCCTGTGGGCTGCCCGTTTGCAAACTTCACTGTCCTCCAGTTTTTCCAGCTAGAACGAATACCTTTCTTCACCACTTGTCCCCTCCTTGAGCCCCAGCACCCTCCCATCACCTGCAGATGTGGAGGACAAGTAGTCTATCCTCACTCTGCCCCTCACTCACCAAGCAGCCACTCCACCTTTCCCTAAAGTCCCCCCTGAAGgctctccctgcttccagccCCGGGTGCAGGGGCTGCTCCTTCAGCCCCATCATTGTCTCCTCTTCAGTGTCACACACTTGAGCATGGCCCTGGGTCCTCcttccctggttcctggcacTTCTTGCCTTTCCCACTTCTGTAACTATGCTTTTTATGGCACTTTTATATATTCTCCAGATGTCCCCCAAAGTTAGGTCCTTacccctctttcttctttcttaaattttcctCCCTTATCAGTTTTATTCAAACTGACAATGTTGACTTCTCCATTTTGTGGGAGATGACTTCTCCCTGTCAGTTCTAGTTGCCCCAGAATGGGCAACATTGCAAAGGCCAACCAATTCAGAAATCCACTCAGTTCCAGTCTATGCCAGTCCCCGAGATTGGGTTAGTGGTCAAGGGACAAGATGTGGGCTCGTGAGTGAGTGGGAGCCCTGTAAGATTGGTCCAAAGGAGAGGACAGGCTGCACTAGCAGAGAAGGTGACAGTATTGGCTGAAGCTGCTGCCATCAGGGCCAACATGGTCCTAGAAGCCAGAACAGAGCTGAAACTGTTGGAGAAGGGGATGTGGCAGTGGGGGTGAGCTGAGGCCCACTACCTGACAGTCCCAGCGGGATGAAAAAGGGCTGTGAACTATGGCTTCAGGCAGGGAGTGGCCCAGAGAGGTGACCTAATTGTTGTTGAGCAGAGCCATGATGTGAAACCAGGTCTAGTGGCATTCTGGAGTGTTTTCCCTTACCTCCACGCTGTCCTCTAGGTGGGATAGGCCCACTGCAGCCAGAGAACAGGCCAAGGGGAACATaaccagcctcctctcccacccctccaTATGTAGAGGAGGGAGTAGGTCCATGGTGGGCCTCAGGTACAGGACCCTGTAGCAGGTGGTCAGCCAAAAAGCCTTTCTGCACAAGGACTCCAGCCTTGTGTGTCTCCTAGGATCTATAAGTACCAGGCCCACGGCTATGCCTTCTCAGGCGTGGAGGAGCTGCTCTACTCGCTAGGAGAGTCTACCTTCATCAACATGACCCAACGGTCTGTGGCTGAGTCCTTGCTCCAGGTGGGCGTCACACAGCGTTTTATCGACGATGTCGTCTCTGCTGTCCTGCGGGCTAGCTACGGCCAGTCAGCTGCAATGCCCGCATTTGCTGGTGAGCATCCAGCCCTCGGCACCCTCCTGCCCCGCCCCTGCCCACAGTGCCCAGAATGGGCTGGGGTGCCCGTAGTAACCTCACGTTTATCTGGCCCATTACACTTGCATAAGCGCTTTGTTGCTGCCATCCTTGTTTGATTCTGGGTGTGGTCCTCTGAGTTGACAGGAGATCATACTCACCTCCCTTCATAGACAGTGAAAGCAAGGTTAGCTCACAGGTCCAGTACGATTCTACTACGCCTGATTGCCTAATAATCCCTTTTATGTGCGTAAATGTTAGAGTTGAGATGGTACTTTGCTGTCCACTCTTTGGTTTCAAGAACTGCCCCATTGAGGCCTCTGAGCCCCTGGGTGTTAGTCTCTTAGAGCATCTGATCTTCCCCACTCATTACTAGGTGGGTGGCCATGTGGATAGCCCACCAGCCTCCAGCACAGGCCACAAGAGCGGAGAATGTAAGCTTCACAAAGGTAGGAATCTTCGTCTCTTTTGTTAGTGATGAAGCCAAGATATTTAGAACGGTACCTGGGCCATACCAGGCACTCAATatgtttttgttgaataaatgaatgaaaaggttTGTATTAACAGGCATCTCCCATGTGCTCAGGATACTGTTCCTCTGGCTCTTGATACTGATGGCTCCTTCCCAGCCTTCAAATCCTGCCTCAATTTCCCTTCAGTGTGGCTTTTCTGCTCACTCTTCCAGTGTTTTGTGtgtttccttcatagcacttttgtattgaggtataattcacatatcatacagttcacccatttaaagtgtacaatttggtgttttttagtgtattcacagagttgtgtacccatcaccacaatcaattttagaacattttgatcACCACAAAAAGAAGCCCCATACCCTTTAGCCATCACCTCCCCAACACCCCCCATCTTCCAGCCCTAgacaaccacaaatctactttctatTCTGTGGATTTACCCATTCTGGGCATTCTATAGAAACAGAGTCATGCAATTTGTGGTCTTTTGGAGCCTGGCTCTTTCTCACAACACTGCTGCACAATGTTGTCACTTTGTTGCACTATGACCTTTGTTGTATTTCTTTGTATGGTTGTTGTGTCCATGTGCCCATGGCGGGGAGGAGTCTTGCCCTGGTTGGGGGGGCTCAGGTAGAATAGTGCTGGAGTGTCCAGCACCACTTCCCAGTGGATCTGAGAACCCACCAGCCACCCTTCCTGCTTTGCTCAGGAGCCATGTCGCTAGCTGGGGCCCAAGGCAGCCTGTGGTCTGTGGAAGGGGGCAACAAGCTGGTTTGTTCCGGTCTGCTGAAGCTCACCAAGGCCAACATGATCCATGCCACAGTGACCTCTGTGACCTTGCACAGTACAGGTGAGTGAGCAGAGAAGGAGGCAGCACTGTCCCAGCCAGCCCACACTTCTGcctcctctgtgcctcagctcTGGTCTCATCTGCTGGGGAGTAATGGGAAGAGCAATGGGAAGCCCCAGCCCTGCCGCGTGACACTAGAGGGTGCTGTTGTCCCAATTCAAAAGTCTGAGCCTGAAAGCTGAGTCTTCCATCAGTCTAGCTTCATTCAGCTGACCTATGAGGACTTTGAGAGACAGCCTTGCCCAAGCTCCTGCAGCTAGTCAGTGGCAGAACCAGAGCAGGACTTGggtctcctgactcccagtccagtgctcAACCTATGGCTGCACCACCATGGAGAGCCCAGGACCTGCCATCTAGACAGCCCAGCTGCACCCTTGGTGCCAGGGTCCCGTTGTACCCTCAGTGCTGGGCCCCAGATGGGAGATCAGTGGGTAGAAGCCTATGAGTAAGTTCACTTTTGtgctgtcttctctctccttccagaaGGCAAAGCTCTGTACCAGGTGGGGTATGAGAATGAGGTGGGTAACGGCGCTGACTCCTATGACATTGTGGTCATCGCCACCCCCTTGCACCtggacaacagcagcagcaacttcACTTTTGAAGGCTTCAGCCCACCCATTAATGACATCCAGGGGTCTTTCCAGCCCACTGTCGTCTCCTTGGTCCACGGCTACCTCAACTCTTCCTACTTCGGTTTCCCTGACCCTAAACTTTTCCCCTTCGCCAACATCCTTACCACAGACTTCCCCGGCTTCTTCTACACGCTGGACAACATCTGTCCTGTCAACATCTCAGCTAACTTCCGGCGGAAGCAGCCCCAGGAGGCAGCTGTTTGGCGAGTCCAGTCCCCCAAGCCCCTCTTTCGGACCCAGCTGAAGACCCTCTTCCGTTCCTATTACTCAGTCCAGACGGCTGAGTGGCAGGCCCACCCCCTCTACGGCTCACGCACCACTCTCCCAAGGTTCGCGCTCCATGACCAACTCTTCTACCTCAATGCCCTGGAGTGGGCAGCCAGCTCTGTGGAGGTGATGGCCGTGGCTGCCAAGAACGTGGCCTTGCTGGCCTACAACCGCTGGTACCAGGACCTGGACAAGATTGACCAAAAGGACTTGATGCACAAGGTCAAGACTGAACTGTGAGGGCTCCAGGGAGAGCCCGGGAACTTCTATCCCCATTGAAGATGAGTCACACCCCACAGCAGCCCAGGACTGAAGAAGCCCTGCTCGCCCCTGAGCCTTTGTGACCCCTCATATGTCAAGCATCTTTTCCCTCTTGTGTGGGTCCATGTGGCCCACTGTCTGTCTGCCTGAATACCTTGAGGATCCTCTCAGTTGTTGCTTCTTCTTTTaaggggaaaataagaaaaagaaaggaaattcaagccagtgtatttgttttatttatttatttttttaagaaattaaaatccaTCTTCTCAACCTGCTTCTGACTTTGTTTTCTAACTAGGAAC
Protein-coding regions in this window:
- the PCYOX1L gene encoding prenylcysteine oxidase-like, whose amino-acid sequence is MARAAPLLAALTALLAAAAAGGDAPPGKIAVVGAGIGGSAVAHFLQQHFGPRVQIDVYEKGTVGGRLATISVNKQHYESGAASFHSLSLHMQDFVKLLGLRHRREVVGRSAIFGGEHFMLEETDWYLLNLFRLWWHYGISFLRLQMWVEEVMEKFMRIYKYQAHGYAFSGVEELLYSLGESTFINMTQRSVAESLLQVGVTQRFIDDVVSAVLRASYGQSAAMPAFAGAMSLAGAQGSLWSVEGGNKLVCSGLLKLTKANMIHATVTSVTLHSTEGKALYQVGYENEVGNGADSYDIVVIATPLHLDNSSSNFTFEGFSPPINDIQGSFQPTVVSLVHGYLNSSYFGFPDPKLFPFANILTTDFPGFFYTLDNICPVNISANFRRKQPQEAAVWRVQSPKPLFRTQLKTLFRSYYSVQTAEWQAHPLYGSRTTLPRFALHDQLFYLNALEWAASSVEVMAVAAKNVALLAYNRWYQDLDKIDQKDLMHKVKTEL